gaccaggctaatagTAAGCCTATACAGCAGATGGTGAAAGTGTCCCCATATGAGCAAATGAACATTAGGGAAGTCACTGTGGCATGGTTTGTTTGGTGTTGTTTTAAAGACACGTTTTAAACATAAAACAGATGTGAGAAAGGTAGGAGGAGTAAcctgagaaagagagcaatagagatgAGCAGTGGGAGTGGACTAGGCTGCGTCAACAGGAAGTGACATTACACTAGGGAGGAGGAAGGTGGTcggtaaagagagagagcgttGTAAAGCTTTGCTCTCGCCGTTAGTAAACATGCCAAGTGAAGACAGGCATTGAAGATATGACTGGAGGACCGCACAACCTTATGACACCCCAAATCCAGGATCAAGGAGGACTCATTTGCTACATTTGCCTATGTGGCCTAAAATCAGTACATAAATAACATGAAACAATATAGGTTACTTTCTTTAAATGCCTTTGCTCTTACAAACTAGTGGACATTACCGGTGATAACGAATGCATGCAACATGTTATAAGACtggatttttttttgggggggggggggggggggggtaggtttcCTTCAACAAGCCAAAAGGTGACCCCAAGAGGTCAGCAGGGGTCGTACCCCCAGCCTCTAGGTCTATTCTAGCTACAGTTAGTGGTAGTGcatttctcactcagtcagtcttgacatacatacacaatccatatattaagtgtcagtcagtcagtcaatggaGGAACATATTAAATAAGCAGGGAACAGAGGATGTTGCTCTAGCATACCAGCTGTATGACCTCCTGATTAGTATTATACATCTGCATGCAGAATCTAACCAATTGATCTAAAACGCCAAATTATAACCCCACCTaggtatcttaagatgaatgcactaactgtaagtcgctctggataagagagtctgctaaatgactaaaataaaaatgtaaaatgtaaaattaAGGGGCTGGGATTTTAGTCCCATAACCCATACTCTGATACAGTAAAACCAGGGCGTTCGAATCTAAATGATCTAGCTGTTATCGTCAAACGCCGAATGACATTAGGAATGAATGATCGTGTCAATCCCACGTTTGTTCTCAGTCATATTGGGCCGTACCAGCGTGAGTGGATTGAGTTAAATAGCGTTACATATGGAGTATATCTAAATAAAATACAtatctaacgtgtgtgtgtgtgtgtgtgtgtgtgtgtgtgtgtgtgtgtgtgtgtgtgtgtgtgtgtgtgtgtgtgtctgactgcttGAGAGTTTTCCTAACAGCTATCCAATTGCTACTCAAAATCGCGTAGAACTAGGACAATTACTTCTGTAGTGCGGTCAAGACAACTTCGAAATCTAGTCGTCCATTTCTAAACAGCgatagagcagagaggaggaggggccaGCGGTTAGCTGCCTGTCACTCACCGTCTTGGTGCACACGCATGGCGGACGCCGTGATGTCAGTAGTCACGTTGAAGTAGGGCAACCACAGGTCCTGATGGTTACATAGAccacacattccatatgaattgGAATAAGGAACGTTCAGAGGGATATATATTATGTAGAACAAATATGCCTCTCCAAAATGTGGAGTAGGTATCAACGTCAGCTCTATTCAAGACATCTCTATCTGCAACTGTTCACAAGGTTTGCCGACTGAACCTAGCCCAGTTTCCTTCACAGACAGACATCTCTAGTAGCACTGACAGACAGTGTGACCTCTCACCTCAGCCTGCTTGTCCTGGAACACTTTGGAGATGCTGGTGTTGAAGGCGGCACCGGTGAACATTGAGGTGATGGGATAGGTCAGGTCAAGGATGGTTTTGAATACGGAGTTCATCgcctgtagggagggagggaaggaggttaATAATGAGCGTGTCTGATGTCGACATTTCAGTCGGAACCGCACAGAATCACTGATCCACACTGATCCACAAATCAACACGAGTGATTCTGTGTCTCGCCGTGCTCAAACTGATCCCCTCTAATACACTACATGTCACCTGACAAAGGAATGTGCCAAATAGGAACAAGAGAAGTGCATGATGGTATAGCGGAGGGAGGATCAGACCTTGGACCACTCGCGGGCTCTCTGCTTGGTGCGCACCGCACTCCTCTCCTCGGCGTACAGCGCCCCGATGAACGACCCGATGGACGTCCCGCCCACGATGTCGATGGGAATCCCTGCCTCCTCCATGGCCTTGATCACTCCCACGTGGGAGCAGCCTCTGCAAGAgtgacagagacaacaaccaaTCAGAGAGAGTAGGAAACGCACTCTGTTTGAGGACTGCATTTCTTCCACTTCTTTCATTAATTTGAAAAGATCCGAAAGAACCTGACTAATTCGAGTCTACAGATACCCTGAAGGACATTAATGTTACAAGAAATCTTAATAATAATCAACAGAAGACTGGACTTCTCATGCAAAGAGCTGTGGTCCCATGACTGTCATTGAAAACATGCATTTGATGATGTGGAGTAAAGCATGTACTACTTGATCATCTACAATCGAGAGTCTAGCACAAAAGAGAGTCCACTGACCTGGCACCTCCTCCTCCCAGCACCAGAGCGATGCTGTTCCCAGTCAGTACCCGGGCCAGCCGAGAGAAATCACTGTGTCTGTCCGCTGTCTTCTCACACACCTTCTCATACACCTCCCTctgcccgcacacacacacacacacacacacacacacacacgcacacacgttgATTTCAGATGATAATCTGAGCAATTTGTAGGCTTCCATGCGCTAGACACAAGAGCTTGTCCAACCATTCAGACTTGGGCCTGGTTAGCGACAGTTGCTATCCACCGAAGCGCTGTAAGTGGTTGGTAAGCTTGTCAATGGATCATTTCCCCAAGACGACCTGGGATTCCTAAAGCCTTTGTAGCTAAAGCACTATGTTATTTCTCTTGAAAACCAAAACTCGTCTTATTCGTAGAACAGCAAAGGGCTTCATTTTGAGCCGTCACTCAGTGCAagagaaaacaaaaaaatatatagattggACGAAGAGGACATGCTCAACAGGCTATTAAAGTATCCATAAAACCTTTTCTTGCAAACAGACTAGCCTCCTCTCTTACCACATCGTCAGAGCTCTCTTTACAACCGTCCTCATCCTCAATCTAACGGAGGAACACAATCAGATGTGTGCAAAGGTCTGTGTGTAAcgaatgaaagaaaagcacaacaaaaaaaacaaacgaAAGTTAGAAAGAGAAGTCATGGCATCTCCCCAGGGAGTCGCACCAGTTTTGAGGGGCTGCGCCGTGAGAAGACCCGGCGGGGGCAGCGGAGGTGGAGGTGTCCGGAGCACCAGCTCCTCATGTTGAGCCACTCTACGGTCCTGGAGGGCCCCGAGCCGTCCTCTTTATGGAGCAGCACAAGCTGTTTCAGAGCCCTCACCGCAGTGTTCTCCAACATCTGCTCtaactagagacagagagacagagagagaggcatggttaGATACAGTCCTAAGGATAAGATGCAGTCATAACtagactgtttaaaaaaaaaaatctctacaAATAAGCTTAAATATGAGGTTCATGTATAATTTCACAACAAAAGTTTTAAATTGAACAAATAAATGTAACGAGGCAGCTTGTAAGTAGAGTAGCTTCATAGGTCAACCAATCCTCCAAACATTGAGCCCAAATCAACCTCCAGCTCTTCACCCCATCCCTCCTACCTGTCCCAGTGCAGGTTCCTGTTCCCCCAGGCCCACGATGAGGATGCAGTCAGCCTGTCTGATGCAGCGCTGGGTCCAGGGAGTCatactgctgtctgtctggtacaGGACTATCCTGTTGATGTCCTCCTGCtgggccagccagccagacagacggTACTCGTGGATACTGTTGCGAGGGGAGAACGAGAGTTTAGAACAACCAACTGGTATGGAtactgcagagggagagaggaagaagagaggataaAAAACAGACCTATCCAGAGCGGAGGCCCCCAGTCGCTCTCTGATTATGTCACTGGTCAGCAGCAGGGTAGGTCCTACACGTCAAGGACAAATAGAAATGTGTCTAATATttcagagagaataatttatGTATATAAAATGTAATATCACGTTCGCTCAATGTAATAACTTAGTTAAGGAACAGAATAGAACAACTTTATTGTCCACAGAATCTACTCACATTAGGCAGATGTAACTATTGACTAATATGAAACAAGACATTCAAGTCATAGTAAGGTTTGATTGACAGTTGCTTTGCTAGTCTCTAGAGGCGTGTACCTATGGCGCTGAGGGCGTGGCTGAGCTCCAGGTTGAAGGCGTTGATTGGCACCTCGTCACAGATGGGCAGTACGGCCACAGTGGACAGGTTACTGGCCGGGTTGGTGACGTCAGGGCTGGACGCTACGCTGGACAGGCCGAGGGCAGAACCTGGAGAAGtacggggtgagagagagagagagtgtaatacATGGCTTTATCTAGAGGACAAAGAGGGCAAGTGTGTGTATGCATACAGTACAtgcctgtgtacacacacacacctgagaatGGTCCTCGGGCCTGTTGCAGGTTCCCCAGGATCTTCTGTCCCAGCAGGTGGATCAACCTGGTGACCACCTGTGGGTACCTCCTCTTGATGTTGTTGAGCGTTCCCTCTGGGAGCTTGACcagctctgtgtctctgaccGCGTGGACCGTGGTGGCTCTGGGCTGTCGGGTCAGAGCCTCAACCTGGGGAAAACAGGAGGAGATCATGAGAGCTCCAAAAAcaatgggatttaaaaaaaggtATAGTGTCCCCAATGATCTAATACAACCCAaacatacactatacacacacacaggtctaatATAAATACATGAGGTTGACTTTATTCTGAATATTAGCTTTATAAACTAATATAGTGACAACATATTCTGCCTTTACATAGAAGACCAGAACGATGAGAGCTGTAGAAATGGGCCAAAGTCTCACCACTCCTATGAGGTCTCCTCGACCGTACTCTCCTACCAGCTCCTTCTTCCCGTTAGCTTTACGTATAACAGAACGCAGACGTCCGTTCAGAACTATGTAGGTGCAGTCCGACTGGTCTTCCTGCCTGGAGAtatgaggagaggaggtggaggacagTCTGTTCTTATTACAATGAAAACTGAACTAACACACCAATACAGATTTTCTGGTCAAATTAAAAATACCGTCATAAGAGAAGATTTGTCCAGATACCTATAGAGGGCTCTGCCGGCCTCCACAGCCATCCAGTCTATGGCGAAGTCCATCTGTCTGACGAAGGGGGACATTCGGATGGCTACGGTGTGGGCTGCACTCAGAACCACACTGGGCTGTTCCCTCATGATCCTAAAGACAGGGGGCAGCACAGAGCACACCAGATCAGGAAAAACACACAGGCAGTGTCTCCGGGGAGAGTTAGTCACTATGCTTAAATATCACAGGAACTGATAAACAAAGCTAGGGTTAGAAGTGTTTGTCACTTTCGAACCACTTCCGTCTTTTCTACCATGACCAGATAGACAGTAATAACCAGCATCTTATCAACAGTGAGACAGTTGTGACATAGAACAAGAAACATGTCTGGAACTGAAGCCAACCTACTTGTAACAGATGGTGTAATAGTCAACAGTCAGTGACTACGGGTATATTTCAATTTCATGTAATCATCCAACATCCTGCATTTCTCTACTTCTAAACCAGAGTTAGGCTTAAACTAAATGGTCCAGCTTAATGCCCAGACTGTGAACGATACCCCTTTCACACAGAAGGGTTTAGCCCAGGGGTAggaaaccctgttcctggagtgccacGGGTACAGCAGGATGTTGTTCCAACTAGACACCacaccaactgagctaattgatcagttcagcgCCTAAATTCAACACAGCTGGTCTTCCAGGTCGGTTAAATCAAAAACAGGAAGTGCCTGCAGCGCTCCAGGACCaggcctaccccccccccccctgctttagTCTATCTCTAGTCTGGTCTCTACTAGACACCCACTCGTAGAAGTCAGACTTGGAGATCTTGAGGAAGGTGCAGTCTCTGTTGGCCTTGATGGTGAAGATGAGGGGTTCTCCAGTCAACACAGCCAGCTGGCCCACCATCTCACCCGGCTGGGTGACAAACAGACACACCGCATCCTGCTTGTCGATCATCCGCTGGTACACGTGGAGGCAGCCAGACAGGACAAAGTGGAGACTCACAtcctgagaggagaagagggagttCAGATTTCAGGTctcatgttttgtttttgtgtgtttagaGGGATTGAAGAGAGGCaagtagaggagggggtaaggagCTGGGTAGGGGAGAATAAAGTATGGGAAAGAGAGGGATTTGGAGGGGAAAGATGTCAAGGAAAACATTAAGGGATGATAGGAATCTGTGATATCAAAAATCTATAATGTTTTGAAGACTTCTCCCTCATAAAATTGGGGGATTAAACAGTCAGGTTGGCATGTGTTGTCATGACGATGTAGActattttgactttgcagctggcccatctagtggaaatcgctcagttctgcctccatgGCAAGATGACAAATGTCAACCTGCATTCAAACAGAGGAGAGGACCTCTCCAAGCCTCAGTAAAGTACCTGGTCTCCTTGTCTAGCCAGCACAGTTCCTGCCTTGGCGTGGTGCAGAGTCACTCTCCCATTCAGCAGAGTGGGGTCCTGGCAGAAGAAGGAAAAGAacagaacgagagaaagaaagagtgagacagcgatagagggagggaatgaggaaaCGCTCTTGGTGGTGAAACAACGCCTGGATTCCCCTTTTGCTCTCCTGGGCTGCAAATCAAGAGGGTTGGCAAATATATGGACGGAGACAGAACTTTCAATATCGTACATTTCAGATGCTCGGTGCCAACCATAACAGTAGATTGTGAAATGCAACTGTAAGAAGCTTAGATAAAAGGAGTCAAAGGGAGAAAGTACTGGTTGATGTCCAGTAAGGAGACATGTTTTGAAAAGGGGAGGTActacttgtccaataagaacactTTGGCCTTTGCATTTCAAAATATCTTGTCTAGAGATGGTACATTAGCTCAAAGGACAAAGTAACTTGGTGACAGTTTTTTTTAACACAATAATCTGGTAAATGCCACATGATTACATTGTTACTTGAGTCATGGTTACATAGATAGCAACCATCTACTGACCATGTACTAAGGTTACTAAGCAGTAGTTAGTACTAACCTCTATCCTCATGAGTTTGAGGAGCTCCTTCAGGGCCTCCTCGAACAGGGCAGGGCTGGGGCGACCGGGGACGGGTCCTGGTCCTGGTGAGAACTGGTTGTCCGGACCCCCCTCCTCCTCGGGGTACAGGTACACCCCCGACGGCACCTCGTCTACGGTCACCCTCCTCTCCCGCTGGTCCTGggaaagaaacagaaaacatggAGGGACACGAATGTCAATTACAGTACACTGTGCCTGGTCTACTTTGAAGTGCAGATCTGTGATGTACAAAGATAAGAGTTAGTGGTCTACTTTGAAGTGCAAATGTGTATTTTAGTGCACTAGGTTGACTGTTAGTGAATAGATAAACTGTTGAATTACTAAAAAATgtctgttttgatttgatttaaaatgtaAATACATATTCTGAGATGTCACTAATATtcaaccttgtgtgtgtgtgtgtgtgtgtgtgtgtgtgtgtgaacacgcGTATATACTGACCCGTGAATAGGTGGGTGGTGTGTTGCCGTCCTCAGCGGAAACTGAGATCCGTCCCCTCTCGTAGGCCATATCGAAATCAGACCGCAGATTCTTCTGCATGCCTTTgtgtagacaccacacacaccacagaaatTATGTTAACACAAATGCGTGTAAACGCCACAGTCAACAGTCTGAGAAGCAACAGAGGTAAGTTACATACTAGGACCATAAAGCACACTAATGTCAAATGTCAAGTCAGGTCACTAACATGCAGTAAAAACTGGACTGAAGTCACAGAGCTGAAGTTACATACTAAGAATGCAGATgttaacacacagacagagagaaaagaacggaagaggacagagagagggatcgagaggACCGACAGAAAGAGTTAGTCACCGGCGATGTCTACAGGCATGGAGATGGTCCTGCTGAGGGTTGGTGGGACTGTGGCTCCATCCTTCCCAGGATCTGGTGCGTCCTTCACGGCGGCCTCGCGGTCCTCCGCGGGCACGGTCAGGCTACTGAAACGCTTGCCGTGGCGCTGGGGGCTGGTGCGGGGCACGGGATGGGGGGACAGGGGCAGCAGGCGCAGGAGCTGCATCTCCTatagggaggacaggacaggggcatgggagaaagagagagagcgagagagcgagcggtTAGGGTCAATGAAGACAGGCTAGCGTTGAATTAGCAATGTTATAATTGAAAAGTGATTAGCGGTAGCGTTAGCGGTGAATGACTCAGTATGGTAGATGAAGTAACAAACAGAATGTCCATGTGTGGGTGCGTGTATGTTTGAGGATCTGGGTGGTATGATGAAtcgtggcactgtgtgtgtgtgtgtgtggcgcttGACTCACATGGCTAAAGAGCTCATTGGTGAGCCCTAGGTAGTTGTGCAGCGCCAGAACGGTTACTCTTTGGAGACGAACCATGATGATCTGCATGAGAAGACCGAGGGAGGAAAAGGTCACATGAACATCAAGAGAaaaaacacacatccacacctggtgacaaacacacacacacacacacacacaatgcagctTACCTGGACCACCCGCACCAGGCTCTCAGGGTACTTCTCGAAGATGGAGAGGAAGGCCTCGACGGGTAGACGCAGTACAGTGGACACCTCAGCCGCCCGCGCCGACACCGTCCTGTACGGCTTCTGGtgtccctgaaacacacacacagtgataagGTTCACACACACGCTCTCAGAATATACTGTAACTCAATATTGGTAACTTTACAGACATTTTGGAGACTTGAGACAAGTTCCTATTTTCAGCAGTAAAGGGAGGGGAAGTTTGTGTTGAGAGTGGTTCTCACATGCTAGCTAGTTGTACCTGAAACAAACACAATGACAAGGCCCTTTCAACGCTGTCCTatctaagtcagttaagaacaaatgcttattttacaCTGACGGCCTACTACCCCGGCCATTGCAGTGACTTGGgtgaagcttttttttttttaatgtcccTGTGACCCACGCACTAACAAAGAACTGGACTACTCAGCAAAATGTTTATAGTCACAAGCCAATAAGAGGGAACTAGCAGAACCCACCAGCAGAAAGCATTGCTTTAGAGACGTCTTCCACTTCCTTTTGTCAGCCGTAAAGCAAGGGTTCCAGGATGTTTGTGTCAGGTACTTTTCCCAAGTCTAAATATAGGAGTTAGACTCTAGCTACCAAATCCTCTTGACTCTAAAAGGGTCATGTGTTTAATCGTTCACTGTATACTTCCCATCAAGAGTAAAAGCGCACATAAGCC
This genomic window from Oncorhynchus kisutch isolate 150728-3 linkage group LG20, Okis_V2, whole genome shotgun sequence contains:
- the LOC109865304 gene encoding neuropathy target esterase isoform X2, with amino-acid sequence MGQSTSEQEGQEHANASLDEGFNNIKAFVEEELQTSMMMGMVIGAGIAIILIAILIFFMLRRIQLRNLQAQEAPKYRFRKRDKVMFYGRKIMRKVSQSTSSLVGTASSTRPRLKKKQKMLNIAKKILRFKKEVPTLVAKEPPPSVLEADLTEFDVANSHLPSEVLYMLKNVRVLGHFEKPLFLELCKHMVFLQFQQGEYVFRPGQPDSSIYVVQDGKLELCLTGMDGKDGVVKEVYPGDSVHSLLSILDVITGHQKPYRTVSARAAEVSTVLRLPVEAFLSIFEKYPESLVRVVQIIMVRLQRVTVLALHNYLGLTNELFSHEMQLLRLLPLSPHPVPRTSPQRHGKRFSSLTVPAEDREAAVKDAPDPGKDGATVPPTLSRTISMPVDIAGMQKNLRSDFDMAYERGRISVSAEDGNTPPTYSRDQRERRVTVDEVPSGVYLYPEEEGGPDNQFSPGPGPVPGRPSPALFEEALKELLKLMRIEDPTLLNGRVTLHHAKAGTVLARQGDQDVSLHFVLSGCLHVYQRMIDKQDAVCLFVTQPGEMVGQLAVLTGEPLIFTIKANRDCTFLKISKSDFYEIMREQPSVVLSAAHTVAIRMSPFVRQMDFAIDWMAVEAGRALYRQEDQSDCTYIVLNGRLRSVIRKANGKKELVGEYGRGDLIGVVEALTRQPRATTVHAVRDTELVKLPEGTLNNIKRRYPQVVTRLIHLLGQKILGNLQQARGPFSGSALGLSSVASSPDVTNPASNLSTVAVLPICDEVPINAFNLELSHALSAIGPTLLLTSDIIRERLGASALDSIHEYRLSGWLAQQEDINRIVLYQTDSSMTPWTQRCIRQADCILIVGLGEQEPALGQLEQMLENTAVRALKQLVLLHKEDGSGPSRTVEWLNMRSWCSGHLHLRCPRRVFSRRSPSKLREVYEKVCEKTADRHSDFSRLARVLTGNSIALVLGGGGARGCSHVGVIKAMEEAGIPIDIVGGTSIGSFIGALYAEERSAVRTKQRAREWSKAMNSVFKTILDLTYPITSMFTGAAFNTSISKVFQDKQAEDLWLPYFNVTTDITASAMRVHQDGSLWRYVRASMTLSGYLPPLCDPKDGNLLMDGGYINNLPADIARNMGAKTVIAIDVGSQDETDLCNYGDSLSGWWLLWKRINPWAEKVKVPDMAEIQSRLAYVSCVRQLEVVKKSAYCEYIRPPIDRFKTMDFGKFDEIYDVGYQHGKLLFTGWARGDIIDNMLKDHRSADYNDSKTKTDSCTCPGSDFTDLAEIVSRIEPVQTYVDPDADAAEAGDESDCLTEYEEDGMDTVREEEEEEEEEEEEEEEGEQELDDLSPGEWGQNGVFQADEEKSVRQRRKTEGDSNTYSELSDC
- the LOC109865304 gene encoding neuropathy target esterase isoform X3, giving the protein MGQSTSEQEGQEHANASLDEGFNNIKAFVEEELQTSMMMGMVIGAGIAIILIAILIFFMLRRIQLRNLQAQEAPKYRFRKRDKVMFYGRKIMRKVSQSTSSLVGTASSTRPRLKKKQKMLNIAKKILRFKKEVPTLVAKEPPPSVLEADLTEFDVANSHLPSEVLYMLKNVRVLGHFEKPLFLELCKHMVFLQFQQGEYVFRPGQPDSSIYVVQDGKLELCLTGMDGKDGVVKEVYPGDSVHSLLSILDVITGHQKPYRTVSARAAEVSTVLRLPVEAFLSIFEKYPESLVRVVQIIMVRLQRVTVLALHNYLGLTNELFSHEMQLLRLLPLSPHPVPRTSPQRHGKRFSSLTVPAEDREAAVKDAPDPGKDGATVPPTLSRTISMPVDIAGMQKNLRSDFDMAYERGRISVSAEDGNTPPTYSRDQRERRVTVDEVPSGVYLYPEEEGGPDNQFSPGPGPVPGRPSPALFEEALKELLKLMRIEDPTLLNGRVTLHHAKAGTVLARQGDQDVSLHFVLSGCLHVYQRMIDKQDAVCLFVTQPGEMVGQLAVLTGEPLIFTIKANRDCTFLKISKSDFYEIMREQPSVVLSAAHTVAIRMSPFVRQMDFAIDWMAVEAGRALYRQEDQSDCTYIVLNGRLRSVIRKANGKKELVGEYGRGDLIGVVEALTRQPRATTVHAVRDTELVKLPEGTLNNIKRRYPQVVTRLIHLLGQKILGNLQQARGPFSGSALGLSSVASSPDVTNPASNLSTVAVLPICDEVPINAFNLELSHALSAIGPTLLLTSDIIRERLGASALDSIHEYRLSGWLAQQEDINRIVLYQTDSSMTPWTQRCIRQADCILIVGLGEQEPALGQLEQMLENTAVRALKQLVLLHKEDGSGPSRTVEWLNMRSWCSGHLHLRCPRRVFSRRSPSKLREVYEKVCEKTADRHSDFSRLARVLTGNSIALVLGGGGARGCSHVGVIKAMEEAGIPIDIVGGTSIGSFIGALYAEERSAVRTKQRAREWSKAMNSVFKTILDLTYPITSMFTGAAFNTSISKVFQDKQAEDLWLPYFNVTTDITASAMRVHQDGSLWRYVRASASYTPYLPPLCDPKDGHLLVDGCYVNNVPADIARNMGAKTVIAIDVGSQDETDLCNYGDSLSGWWLLWKRINPWAEKVKVPDMAEIQSRLAYVSCVRQLEVVKKSAYCEYIRPPIDRFKTMDFGKFDEIYDVGYQHGKLLFTGWARGDIIDNMLKDHRSADYNDSKTKTDSCTCPGSDFTDLAEIVSRIEPVQTYVDPDADAAEAGDESDCLTEYEEDGMDTVREEEEEEEEEEEEEEEGEQELDDLSPGEWGQNGVFQADEEKSVRQRRKTEGDSNTYSELSDC
- the LOC109865304 gene encoding neuropathy target esterase isoform X1, which codes for MGQSTSEQEGQEHANASLDEGFNNIKAFVEEELQTSMMMGMVIGAGIAIILIAILIFFMLRRIQLRNLQAQEAPKYRFRKRDKVMFYGRKIMRKVSQSTSSLVGTASSTRPRLKKKQKMLNIAKKILRFKKEVPTLVAKEPPPSVLEADLTEFDVANSHLPSEVLYMLKNVRVLGHFEKPLFLELCKHMVFLQFQQGEYVFRPGQPDSSIYVVQDGKLELCLTGMDGKDGVVKEVYPGDSVHSLLSILDVITGHQKPYRTVSARAAEVSTVLRLPVEAFLSIFEKYPESLVRVVQIIMVRLQRVTVLALHNYLGLTNELFSHEMQLLRLLPLSPHPVPRTSPQRHGKRFSSLTVPAEDREAAVKDAPDPGKDGATVPPTLSRTISMPVDIAGMQKNLRSDFDMAYERGRISVSAEDGNTPPTYSRDQRERRVTVDEVPSGVYLYPEEEGGPDNQFSPGPGPVPGRPSPALFEEALKELLKLMRIEDPTLLNGRVTLHHAKAGTVLARQGDQDVSLHFVLSGCLHVYQRMIDKQDAVCLFVTQPGEMVGQLAVLTGEPLIFTIKANRDCTFLKISKSDFYEIMREQPSVVLSAAHTVAIRMSPFVRQMDFAIDWMAVEAGRALYRQEDQSDCTYIVLNGRLRSVIRKANGKKELVGEYGRGDLIGVVEALTRQPRATTVHAVRDTELVKLPEGTLNNIKRRYPQVVTRLIHLLGQKILGNLQQARGPFSGSALGLSSVASSPDVTNPASNLSTVAVLPICDEVPINAFNLELSHALSAIGPTLLLTSDIIRERLGASALDSIHEYRLSGWLAQQEDINRIVLYQTDSSMTPWTQRCIRQADCILIVGLGEQEPALGQLEQMLENTAVRALKQLVLLHKEDGSGPSRTVEWLNMRSWCSGHLHLRCPRRVFSRRSPSKLREVYEKVCEKTADRHSDFSRLARVLTGNSIALVLGGGGARGCSHVGVIKAMEEAGIPIDIVGGTSIGSFIGALYAEERSAVRTKQRAREWSKAMNSVFKTILDLTYPITSMFTGAAFNTSISKVFQDKQAEDLWLPYFNVTTDITASAMRVHQDGSLWRYVRASASYTPYLPPLCDPKDGHLLVDGCYVNNVPGSLWRYVRASMTLSGYLPPLCDPKDGNLLMDGGYINNLPADIARNMGAKTVIAIDVGSQDETDLCNYGDSLSGWWLLWKRINPWAEKVKVPDMAEIQSRLAYVSCVRQLEVVKKSAYCEYIRPPIDRFKTMDFGKFDEIYDVGYQHGKLLFTGWARGDIIDNMLKDHRSADYNDSKTKTDSCTCPGSDFTDLAEIVSRIEPVQTYVDPDADAAEAGDESDCLTEYEEDGMDTVREEEEEEEEEEEEEEEGEQELDDLSPGEWGQNGVFQADEEKSVRQRRKTEGDSNTYSELSDC
- the LOC109865304 gene encoding neuropathy target esterase isoform X5, which produces MGQSTSEQEGQEHANASLDEGFNNIKAFVEEELQTSMMMGMVIGAGIAIILIAILIFFMLRRIQLRNLQAQEAPKYRFRKRDKVMFYGRKIMRKVSQSTSSLVGTASSTRPRLKKKQKMLNIAKKILRFKKEVPTLVAKEPPPSVLEADLTEFDVANSHLPSEVLYMLKNVRVLGHFEKPLFLELCKHMVFLQFQQGEYVFRPGQPDSSIYVVQDGKLELCLTGMDGKDGVVKEVYPGDSVHSLLSILDVITGHQKPYRTVSARAAEVSTVLRLPVEAFLSIFEKYPESLVRVVQIIMVRLQRVTVLALHNYLGLTNELFSHEMQLLRLLPLSPHPVPRTSPQRHGKRFSSLTVPAEDREAAVKDAPDPGKDGATVPPTLSRTISMPVDIAGMQKNLRSDFDMAYERGRISVSAEDGNTPPTYSRDQRERRVTVDEVPSGVYLYPEEEGGPDNQFSPGPGPVPGRPSPALFEEALKELLKLMRIEDPTLLNGRVTLHHAKAGTVLARQGDQDVSLHFVLSGCLHVYQRMIDKQDAVCLFVTQPGEMVGQLAVLTGEPLIFTIKANRDCTFLKISKSDFYEIMREQPSVVLSAAHTVAIRMSPFVRQMDFAIDWMAVEAGRALYRQEDQSDCTYIVLNGRLRSVIRKANGKKELVGEYGRGDLIGVVEALTRQPRATTVHAVRDTELVKLPEGTLNNIKRRYPQVVTRLIHLLGQKILGNLQQARGPFSGSALGLSSVASSPDVTNPASNLSTVAVLPICDEVPINAFNLELSHALSAIGPTLLLTSDIIRERLGASALDSIHEYRLSGWLAQQEDINRIVLYQTDSSMTPWTQRCIRQADCILIVGLGEQEPALGQLEQMLENTAVRALKQLVLLHKEDGSGPSRTVEWLNMRSWCSGHLHLRCPRRVFSRRSPSKLREVYEKVCEKTADRHSDFSRLARVLTGNSIALVLGGGGARGCSHVGVIKAMEEAGIPIDIVGGTSIGSFIGALYAEERSAVRTKQRAREWSKAMNSVFKTILDLTYPITSMFTGAAFNTSISKVFQDKQAEDLWLPYFNVTTDITASAMRVHQDDFSSEMPKVFWILPMPIDGHPVPSLLSVNYYVG